A genomic window from Salvia miltiorrhiza cultivar Shanhuang (shh) chromosome 5, IMPLAD_Smil_shh, whole genome shotgun sequence includes:
- the LOC131024192 gene encoding uncharacterized protein LOC131024192 isoform X1, translating into MYPEVMELFESVGVDTEVSDISYSVSLDQGQGYEWGTRNGLSSLFAQKKNALNPWFWKMIREIIKFRDDASLYVEELDNNPDIDRNETLGTFVQSRGYSELFQKAFLIPICASIWSCSSAVMTFSAYLTLSILRNHDILELLGLTKRFTPKWLSQSYVNGIKKELESRGCQVKTDSEICSVFTNDMGSGCTITCKDGLEEAYDKCIIAAHAPDALKILGTQATYDELRILGAFQYSYSDIFLHHDDNQMPKIRGAWGSRNFLGTTNDKACITYWLNNVQKIKEHDVSYLVILNPLRTPKHTLYRSSTSHPIPSVAASRASSELNVIQGKRGLWFCGAYQGYGFPEDGVKAGILAASGMLRRHYTFSNNPKCMVPSWFETGAFVFVTRFLQRFIATGCLILLEEGGKIFTFEGTRKKSNLKVTLRVHKPQFYWKVAMEDDLGFADAYINGDISFVDANEGLLNFFLLIIANTAMNADIARGWFPKLFYASIIGMARNFFKLVSRKNSLSQARRNVSMHYDLSNELFSLFLDETMTYSCAMFRNPGEDLMNAQLRKVHTLIEKARINKDHHILEIGCGWGGFAFEVVKNTGCKYTGITLSEKQLQYVELKVKEAGLQDQIEILLCDYRQLPSNYRYDRIVSCEMIEQVGHEYMDEFFKCCEYSLAENGILVLQLLAIADEKYDEARLSNDFAKEYIFHGGCLPSLNRVISAMAAASRLSVVHLEEIGCHYFHTLRCWRQNFLQNQSHIMALGFDEKFIRTWEYYYDFFAAGFKYCVFGDYQIVFSRPGDVAAFGSVPYNPLPSTK; encoded by the exons ATGTATCCAGAGGTGATGGAACTATTTGAGAGTGTTGGAGTTGATACTGAGGTCTCTGACATTTCATACTCTGTGAGCTTGGATCAAGGCCAAGGTTATGAATGGGGCACTCGAAATGGACTCTCAAGTTTGTTTGCACAAAAGAAGAATGCCCTGAATCCATGGTTTTGGAAAATGATTAGGGAAATCATTAAGTTCAGAGACGACGCCTCTCT TTATGTTGAAGAGCTCGATAACAATCCAGATATTGACCGGAATGAAACACTGGGGACCTTCGTCCAATCCCGTGGTTACTCTGAGTTATTTCAGAAAGCTTTTCTT ATTCCAATTTGTGCTTCTATTTGGTCATGCTCTTCAGCAGTGATGACCTTCTCTGCCTATTTAACACTTTCGATCTTGCGTAATCACGACATTCTGGAG CTTCTTGGCCTCACTAAACGGTTTACACCGAAATGGCTTTCACAAAGTTATGTCAATGGG ATCAAGAAAGAGCTGGAAAGTAGAGGATGTCAAGTGAAAACCGATTCTGAAATATGTTCAGTTTTTACCAATGACATGG GTTCAGGTTGTACTATTACATGTAAAGATGGCTTGGAAGAAGCATATGATAAGTGCATAATTGCTGCACATGCTCCAGATGCTCTAAAGATCCTAGGAACGCAGGCGACATATGATGAATTAAGAATACTTGGTGCTTTTCAATATTCCTACAG TGATATTTTCCTTCATCATGACGACAATCAAATGCCAAAAATCCGAGGGGCATGGGGCTCAAGGAATTTTCTTGGAACTACCAATGACAAAGCTTGTATAACATATTGGCTCAACAACGTTCAG aaaataaaagaaCACGACGTTTCATATCTCGTGATTTTAAATCCACTTCGTACACCTAAACATACATTGTATAGGTCATCAACTAGCCACCCTATACCGTCAGTTGCTGCATCCAGAGCTTCGTCTGAGCTCAATGTTATCCAAGGAAAGAGGGGACTATGGTTCTGTGGAGCATATCAAG GCTATGGCTTCCCTGAGGATGGAGTAAAG GCAGGCATACTTGCTGCAAGTGGCATGCTTAGAAGACATTATACTTTTTCAAACAACCCCAAATGCATGGTTCCATCCTGGTTTGAAACTGGGGCTTTTGTTTTCGTTACGAGGTTTCTCCAGCGATTTATTGCTACTGGATGTCTAAT TCTTCTGGAAGAAGGTGGTAAAATCTTCACCTTTGAAGGTACAAGAAAAAAGAGCAATTTAAAAGTTACTTTGAGAGTTCACAAACCCCAGTTCTATTGGAAG GTCGCAATGGAGGATGATTTAGGATTTGCTGATGCCTACATTAATGGTGACATTTCTTTTGTTGATGCAAATGAAGGCCTTCTCAACTTTTTTCTG TTGATTATAGCAAATACAGCGATGAACGCTGATATCGCTAGGGGATGGTTTCCAAAGTTGTTTTATGCATCTATAATAGGAATGGCAAGAAATTTCTTCAAGCTTGTTTCCAGAAAGAACTCACTATCTCAGGCACGCCGTAACGTCTCGATGCATTATGACCTA AGCAATGAATTGTTTTCTCTATTCTTGGATGAGACAATGACGTACTCTTGTGCAATGTTTCGG AATCCAGGTGAAGACTTGATGAATGCACAGCTTCGGAAAGTCCATACTTTGATTGAAAAG GCAAGAATTAATAAAGATCATCACATTCTAGAGATTGGATGTGGTTGGGGAGGTTTCGCATTTGAAGTAGTAAAAAACACAGGATGCAAATATACCGGCATTACATTGTCAGAAAAGCAGCTGCAATACGTAGAACTGAAAGTAAAAGAAGCAGGTCTACAG GATCAAATTGAAATTCTTCTTTGCGACTACCGCCAATTGCCTAGCAACTATAGATATGACAGGATAGTATCATG TGAGATGATAGAACAAGTCGGGCATGAATATATGGATGAATTTTTCAAATGCTGTGAATATTCATTAGCTGAAAATGGTATTCTTGTTCTTCAG TTATTAGCAATAGCTGACGAGAAATATGATGAGGCGAGGCTCAGCAATGATTTTGCCAAGGAATACATATTTCATGGTGGATGTCTGCCTTCACTTAACCGAGTAATATCTGCAATGGCCGCTGCGTCCAGGCTTAG TGTGGTGCACCTAGAAGAAATAGGATGTCATTACTTTCACACCCTTAGATGTTGGCGACAGAACTTCCTCCAAAACCAAAG TCATATTATGGCTCTCGGATTTGATGAGAAGTTCATAAGGACCTGGGAATACTATTATGACTTTTTTGCTGCTGGattcaaatattgtgttttcgGAGATTATCAG ATTGTATTCAGTCGACCTGGTGATGTTGCTGCATTTGGGAGTGTTCCATACAACCCTCTCCCTTCTACCAAATGA
- the LOC131024192 gene encoding uncharacterized protein LOC131024192 isoform X3 has translation MYPEVMELFESVGVDTEVSDISYSVSLDQGQGYEWGTRNGLSSLFAQKKNALNPWFWKMIREIIKFRDDASLYVEELDNNPDIDRNETLGTFVQSRGYSELFQKAFLIPICASIWSCSSAVMTFSAYLTLSILRNHDILELLGLTKRFTPKWLSQSYVNGIKKELESRGCQVKTDSEICSVFTNDMGSGCTITCKDGLEEAYDKCIIAAHAPDALKILGTQATYDELRILGAFQYSYSDIFLHHDDNQMPKIRGAWGSRNFLGTTNDKACITYWLNNVQKIKEHDVSYLVILNPLRTPKHTLYRSSTSHPIPSVAASRASSELNVIQGKRGLWFCGAYQGYGFPEDGVKAGILAASGMLRRHYTFSNNPKCMVPSWFETGAFVFVTRFLQRFIATGCLILLEEGGKIFTFEGTRKKSNLKVTLRVHKPQFYWKVAMEDDLGFADAYINGDISFVDANEGLLNFFLLIIANTAMNADIARGWFPKLFYASIIGMARNFFKLVSRKNSLSQARRNVSMHYDLSNELFSLFLDETMTYSCAMFRNPGEDLMNAQLRKVHTLIEKARINKDHHILEIGCGWGGFAFEVVKNTGCKYTGITLSEKQLQYVELKVKEAGLQDQIEILLCDYRQLPSNYRYDRIVSCEMIEQVGHEYMDEFFKCCEYSLAENGILVLQLLAIADEKYDEARLSNDFAKEYIFHGGCLPSLNRVISAMAAASRLSVVHLEEIGCHYFHTLRCWRQNFLQNQRLYSVDLVMLLHLGVFHTTLSLLPNDFLSCISALC, from the exons ATGTATCCAGAGGTGATGGAACTATTTGAGAGTGTTGGAGTTGATACTGAGGTCTCTGACATTTCATACTCTGTGAGCTTGGATCAAGGCCAAGGTTATGAATGGGGCACTCGAAATGGACTCTCAAGTTTGTTTGCACAAAAGAAGAATGCCCTGAATCCATGGTTTTGGAAAATGATTAGGGAAATCATTAAGTTCAGAGACGACGCCTCTCT TTATGTTGAAGAGCTCGATAACAATCCAGATATTGACCGGAATGAAACACTGGGGACCTTCGTCCAATCCCGTGGTTACTCTGAGTTATTTCAGAAAGCTTTTCTT ATTCCAATTTGTGCTTCTATTTGGTCATGCTCTTCAGCAGTGATGACCTTCTCTGCCTATTTAACACTTTCGATCTTGCGTAATCACGACATTCTGGAG CTTCTTGGCCTCACTAAACGGTTTACACCGAAATGGCTTTCACAAAGTTATGTCAATGGG ATCAAGAAAGAGCTGGAAAGTAGAGGATGTCAAGTGAAAACCGATTCTGAAATATGTTCAGTTTTTACCAATGACATGG GTTCAGGTTGTACTATTACATGTAAAGATGGCTTGGAAGAAGCATATGATAAGTGCATAATTGCTGCACATGCTCCAGATGCTCTAAAGATCCTAGGAACGCAGGCGACATATGATGAATTAAGAATACTTGGTGCTTTTCAATATTCCTACAG TGATATTTTCCTTCATCATGACGACAATCAAATGCCAAAAATCCGAGGGGCATGGGGCTCAAGGAATTTTCTTGGAACTACCAATGACAAAGCTTGTATAACATATTGGCTCAACAACGTTCAG aaaataaaagaaCACGACGTTTCATATCTCGTGATTTTAAATCCACTTCGTACACCTAAACATACATTGTATAGGTCATCAACTAGCCACCCTATACCGTCAGTTGCTGCATCCAGAGCTTCGTCTGAGCTCAATGTTATCCAAGGAAAGAGGGGACTATGGTTCTGTGGAGCATATCAAG GCTATGGCTTCCCTGAGGATGGAGTAAAG GCAGGCATACTTGCTGCAAGTGGCATGCTTAGAAGACATTATACTTTTTCAAACAACCCCAAATGCATGGTTCCATCCTGGTTTGAAACTGGGGCTTTTGTTTTCGTTACGAGGTTTCTCCAGCGATTTATTGCTACTGGATGTCTAAT TCTTCTGGAAGAAGGTGGTAAAATCTTCACCTTTGAAGGTACAAGAAAAAAGAGCAATTTAAAAGTTACTTTGAGAGTTCACAAACCCCAGTTCTATTGGAAG GTCGCAATGGAGGATGATTTAGGATTTGCTGATGCCTACATTAATGGTGACATTTCTTTTGTTGATGCAAATGAAGGCCTTCTCAACTTTTTTCTG TTGATTATAGCAAATACAGCGATGAACGCTGATATCGCTAGGGGATGGTTTCCAAAGTTGTTTTATGCATCTATAATAGGAATGGCAAGAAATTTCTTCAAGCTTGTTTCCAGAAAGAACTCACTATCTCAGGCACGCCGTAACGTCTCGATGCATTATGACCTA AGCAATGAATTGTTTTCTCTATTCTTGGATGAGACAATGACGTACTCTTGTGCAATGTTTCGG AATCCAGGTGAAGACTTGATGAATGCACAGCTTCGGAAAGTCCATACTTTGATTGAAAAG GCAAGAATTAATAAAGATCATCACATTCTAGAGATTGGATGTGGTTGGGGAGGTTTCGCATTTGAAGTAGTAAAAAACACAGGATGCAAATATACCGGCATTACATTGTCAGAAAAGCAGCTGCAATACGTAGAACTGAAAGTAAAAGAAGCAGGTCTACAG GATCAAATTGAAATTCTTCTTTGCGACTACCGCCAATTGCCTAGCAACTATAGATATGACAGGATAGTATCATG TGAGATGATAGAACAAGTCGGGCATGAATATATGGATGAATTTTTCAAATGCTGTGAATATTCATTAGCTGAAAATGGTATTCTTGTTCTTCAG TTATTAGCAATAGCTGACGAGAAATATGATGAGGCGAGGCTCAGCAATGATTTTGCCAAGGAATACATATTTCATGGTGGATGTCTGCCTTCACTTAACCGAGTAATATCTGCAATGGCCGCTGCGTCCAGGCTTAG TGTGGTGCACCTAGAAGAAATAGGATGTCATTACTTTCACACCCTTAGATGTTGGCGACAGAACTTCCTCCAAAACCAAAG ATTGTATTCAGTCGACCTGGTGATGTTGCTGCATTTGGGAGTGTTCCATACAACCCTCTCCCTTCTACCAAATGATTTCTTATCTTGTATATCTGCTCTATGTTAG
- the LOC131024192 gene encoding uncharacterized protein LOC131024192 isoform X2 — MYPEVMELFESVGVDTEVSDISYSVSLDQGQGYEWGTRNGLSSLFAQKKNALNPWFWKMIREIIKFRDDASLYVEELDNNPDIDRNETLGTFVQSRGYSELFQKAFLIPICASIWSCSSAVMTFSAYLTLSILRNHDILELLGLTKRFTPKWLSQSYVNGIKKELESRGCQVKTDSEICSVFTNDMGCTITCKDGLEEAYDKCIIAAHAPDALKILGTQATYDELRILGAFQYSYSDIFLHHDDNQMPKIRGAWGSRNFLGTTNDKACITYWLNNVQKIKEHDVSYLVILNPLRTPKHTLYRSSTSHPIPSVAASRASSELNVIQGKRGLWFCGAYQGYGFPEDGVKAGILAASGMLRRHYTFSNNPKCMVPSWFETGAFVFVTRFLQRFIATGCLILLEEGGKIFTFEGTRKKSNLKVTLRVHKPQFYWKVAMEDDLGFADAYINGDISFVDANEGLLNFFLLIIANTAMNADIARGWFPKLFYASIIGMARNFFKLVSRKNSLSQARRNVSMHYDLSNELFSLFLDETMTYSCAMFRNPGEDLMNAQLRKVHTLIEKARINKDHHILEIGCGWGGFAFEVVKNTGCKYTGITLSEKQLQYVELKVKEAGLQDQIEILLCDYRQLPSNYRYDRIVSCEMIEQVGHEYMDEFFKCCEYSLAENGILVLQLLAIADEKYDEARLSNDFAKEYIFHGGCLPSLNRVISAMAAASRLSVVHLEEIGCHYFHTLRCWRQNFLQNQSHIMALGFDEKFIRTWEYYYDFFAAGFKYCVFGDYQIVFSRPGDVAAFGSVPYNPLPSTK, encoded by the exons ATGTATCCAGAGGTGATGGAACTATTTGAGAGTGTTGGAGTTGATACTGAGGTCTCTGACATTTCATACTCTGTGAGCTTGGATCAAGGCCAAGGTTATGAATGGGGCACTCGAAATGGACTCTCAAGTTTGTTTGCACAAAAGAAGAATGCCCTGAATCCATGGTTTTGGAAAATGATTAGGGAAATCATTAAGTTCAGAGACGACGCCTCTCT TTATGTTGAAGAGCTCGATAACAATCCAGATATTGACCGGAATGAAACACTGGGGACCTTCGTCCAATCCCGTGGTTACTCTGAGTTATTTCAGAAAGCTTTTCTT ATTCCAATTTGTGCTTCTATTTGGTCATGCTCTTCAGCAGTGATGACCTTCTCTGCCTATTTAACACTTTCGATCTTGCGTAATCACGACATTCTGGAG CTTCTTGGCCTCACTAAACGGTTTACACCGAAATGGCTTTCACAAAGTTATGTCAATGGG ATCAAGAAAGAGCTGGAAAGTAGAGGATGTCAAGTGAAAACCGATTCTGAAATATGTTCAGTTTTTACCAATGACATGG GTTGTACTATTACATGTAAAGATGGCTTGGAAGAAGCATATGATAAGTGCATAATTGCTGCACATGCTCCAGATGCTCTAAAGATCCTAGGAACGCAGGCGACATATGATGAATTAAGAATACTTGGTGCTTTTCAATATTCCTACAG TGATATTTTCCTTCATCATGACGACAATCAAATGCCAAAAATCCGAGGGGCATGGGGCTCAAGGAATTTTCTTGGAACTACCAATGACAAAGCTTGTATAACATATTGGCTCAACAACGTTCAG aaaataaaagaaCACGACGTTTCATATCTCGTGATTTTAAATCCACTTCGTACACCTAAACATACATTGTATAGGTCATCAACTAGCCACCCTATACCGTCAGTTGCTGCATCCAGAGCTTCGTCTGAGCTCAATGTTATCCAAGGAAAGAGGGGACTATGGTTCTGTGGAGCATATCAAG GCTATGGCTTCCCTGAGGATGGAGTAAAG GCAGGCATACTTGCTGCAAGTGGCATGCTTAGAAGACATTATACTTTTTCAAACAACCCCAAATGCATGGTTCCATCCTGGTTTGAAACTGGGGCTTTTGTTTTCGTTACGAGGTTTCTCCAGCGATTTATTGCTACTGGATGTCTAAT TCTTCTGGAAGAAGGTGGTAAAATCTTCACCTTTGAAGGTACAAGAAAAAAGAGCAATTTAAAAGTTACTTTGAGAGTTCACAAACCCCAGTTCTATTGGAAG GTCGCAATGGAGGATGATTTAGGATTTGCTGATGCCTACATTAATGGTGACATTTCTTTTGTTGATGCAAATGAAGGCCTTCTCAACTTTTTTCTG TTGATTATAGCAAATACAGCGATGAACGCTGATATCGCTAGGGGATGGTTTCCAAAGTTGTTTTATGCATCTATAATAGGAATGGCAAGAAATTTCTTCAAGCTTGTTTCCAGAAAGAACTCACTATCTCAGGCACGCCGTAACGTCTCGATGCATTATGACCTA AGCAATGAATTGTTTTCTCTATTCTTGGATGAGACAATGACGTACTCTTGTGCAATGTTTCGG AATCCAGGTGAAGACTTGATGAATGCACAGCTTCGGAAAGTCCATACTTTGATTGAAAAG GCAAGAATTAATAAAGATCATCACATTCTAGAGATTGGATGTGGTTGGGGAGGTTTCGCATTTGAAGTAGTAAAAAACACAGGATGCAAATATACCGGCATTACATTGTCAGAAAAGCAGCTGCAATACGTAGAACTGAAAGTAAAAGAAGCAGGTCTACAG GATCAAATTGAAATTCTTCTTTGCGACTACCGCCAATTGCCTAGCAACTATAGATATGACAGGATAGTATCATG TGAGATGATAGAACAAGTCGGGCATGAATATATGGATGAATTTTTCAAATGCTGTGAATATTCATTAGCTGAAAATGGTATTCTTGTTCTTCAG TTATTAGCAATAGCTGACGAGAAATATGATGAGGCGAGGCTCAGCAATGATTTTGCCAAGGAATACATATTTCATGGTGGATGTCTGCCTTCACTTAACCGAGTAATATCTGCAATGGCCGCTGCGTCCAGGCTTAG TGTGGTGCACCTAGAAGAAATAGGATGTCATTACTTTCACACCCTTAGATGTTGGCGACAGAACTTCCTCCAAAACCAAAG TCATATTATGGCTCTCGGATTTGATGAGAAGTTCATAAGGACCTGGGAATACTATTATGACTTTTTTGCTGCTGGattcaaatattgtgttttcgGAGATTATCAG ATTGTATTCAGTCGACCTGGTGATGTTGCTGCATTTGGGAGTGTTCCATACAACCCTCTCCCTTCTACCAAATGA